The Cylindrospermopsis curvispora GIHE-G1 genome contains a region encoding:
- a CDS encoding aromatic ring-hydroxylating oxygenase subunit alpha, with amino-acid sequence MVDNKNILLRNLWYYALPSSQLKTGKMISRVLLREPILFTRDKNGQVFAIEDICPHRAVPLSCGRFDGEQVECCYHGWRFDSQGKCTEIPSLLPEQSIDLSKFNVKSYPVYETQGNIWIYIYDKEGSPVNAQISDIPQVPGFSNGQPDLVEVMKFPCFIDHAVTGLMDPAHSPYVHQVWWWRSGKLHEEVKQFDPSEYGFTVRRHKLSDNTENMSRLYWLVGGGIPEVEISFRLPGVRIEEITFGKHRVCNLTAVTPISDTETEVNFVLYGIPAWLKIFTPLIQILTRKFLDQDRNVVEKQQIGLQYNPILRLIKDSDMQAQWYFQLKREFSRAAAENREFVNPVKSVLLRWRA; translated from the coding sequence ATGGTAGATAATAAAAACATCTTGTTGCGTAATCTTTGGTACTATGCACTACCCAGTAGTCAGCTAAAAACAGGTAAAATGATATCACGTGTTTTGCTGAGAGAACCTATACTATTCACAAGAGACAAAAATGGTCAAGTTTTTGCCATTGAAGATATTTGTCCTCATCGTGCAGTTCCCTTGAGTTGTGGTAGATTTGATGGTGAACAGGTAGAATGTTGCTATCATGGTTGGCGCTTTGACAGTCAGGGCAAGTGTACAGAAATTCCATCACTGTTGCCAGAACAAAGTATAGACTTGAGTAAGTTTAATGTTAAATCATATCCTGTTTATGAAACTCAAGGTAATATTTGGATATACATATATGATAAAGAAGGATCTCCTGTGAATGCACAGATCAGCGATATTCCTCAAGTACCAGGTTTTAGCAATGGACAACCAGATTTAGTGGAAGTAATGAAATTTCCCTGTTTTATTGACCATGCAGTAACAGGTTTAATGGATCCTGCTCATTCTCCCTATGTTCACCAGGTATGGTGGTGGAGAAGTGGAAAACTGCATGAAGAAGTGAAACAATTTGATCCTTCTGAATATGGGTTTACAGTCAGACGCCATAAATTATCCGATAACACGGAAAATATGAGTCGATTATATTGGTTAGTGGGTGGGGGAATACCAGAAGTGGAAATTTCCTTCCGTTTACCAGGAGTGAGAATTGAAGAAATTACCTTTGGCAAACATCGAGTTTGTAATTTAACCGCAGTTACACCAATTTCTGACACAGAAACTGAAGTAAATTTTGTTCTTTATGGTATACCAGCGTGGTTAAAAATATTTACACCTTTGATTCAAATTCTAACTCGCAAATTTTTGGATCAAGATAGGAATGTGGTGGAAAAGCAACAAATTGGACTTCAATATAATCCGATTTTGCGTCTAATTAAAGATTCGGATATGCAAGCACAATGGTATTTTCAATTGAAACGGGAATTTAGCCGTGCAGCAGCAGAAAACAGAGAATTTGTTAATCCTGTAAAAAGTGTACTATTGAGGTGGCGTGCCTAA
- a CDS encoding DUF1611 domain-containing protein → MRLPLNQKIAILLHEGLTKSHGKTGLSILRYSDSPIVAVIDRECPGQSILELTGIKRSVPIVASVSAALPYQPEVLVIGIAPKGGILPDHYWTEIKEALRSGMSVVNGLHTSLANIPDLISLIQPGKTIWDVRKEPPKLEIASGLARNLPCRRVLTVGTDMSIGKMSTSLELHHSAKLLGLRSKFIATGQTGLMLEGDGVALDAVRVDFAAGAVEQLVMRFGQYYDILQIEGQGSLLHPGSTATLPLIRGSQPTHLILVHRAGQTHNHNNPHVPIPPLTDVIKMYEMVASAAGAFAKVPVVAIALNTKDLNEIAAEEAIAQTGSETGLPCTDPIRFGGGILLDAIINNNYQE, encoded by the coding sequence GTGCGTTTGCCACTTAATCAAAAAATAGCCATTCTCTTACATGAAGGTCTGACAAAATCCCATGGCAAAACTGGTCTTTCCATTTTGCGCTATAGTGACTCACCTATTGTTGCGGTTATAGATAGAGAATGTCCGGGTCAATCTATACTAGAGTTAACAGGAATTAAAAGAAGTGTACCAATTGTGGCATCTGTAAGTGCAGCTTTGCCCTATCAACCAGAAGTTTTAGTTATTGGTATTGCACCAAAGGGTGGTATTCTTCCCGATCATTACTGGACTGAGATTAAGGAAGCATTGAGGTCGGGAATGTCCGTTGTCAATGGGCTACATACATCCCTGGCAAACATACCAGATTTAATCTCCCTCATACAACCAGGAAAGACAATTTGGGATGTGCGCAAGGAACCACCTAAGTTGGAAATCGCTTCGGGTTTAGCACGCAACCTCCCCTGTCGTCGTGTGCTAACAGTGGGTACGGATATGTCTATTGGTAAAATGTCTACTAGTCTGGAATTACATCATTCGGCAAAATTGCTAGGACTTCGCTCTAAATTTATAGCTACTGGTCAAACTGGTTTGATGTTGGAAGGGGATGGAGTAGCACTGGATGCAGTCCGGGTGGATTTTGCCGCTGGCGCTGTGGAGCAGTTGGTCATGCGTTTTGGTCAATACTATGACATCCTTCAAATTGAAGGTCAGGGCTCCTTATTACACCCCGGTTCAACGGCAACTTTGCCTTTGATTCGCGGTTCCCAACCCACCCATCTCATTTTAGTCCATCGTGCAGGACAAACTCATAACCATAATAATCCTCATGTTCCTATCCCTCCTCTCACGGATGTAATTAAAATGTATGAAATGGTAGCTAGTGCTGCTGGTGCTTTTGCTAAAGTACCTGTGGTGGCGATCGCTCTGAATACGAAAGATCTGAATGAAATTGCTGCTGAAGAGGCGATCGCCCAAACTGGGTCTGAAACTGGCTTACCTTGTACAGATCCTATACGCTTTGGTGGGGGAATACTATTAGATGCCATCATAAATAACAATTATCAAGAGTAG
- a CDS encoding dipeptide epimerase, producing the protein MKLQVSTFTVNKRFALTISRGTTAQTTNIWVKIMEGGIEGWGEASPFSVGSYQETTDIIFRSLQEISPVLESYSPWQRDDIGKILTQHQIPSAARTAIDMALHDWMGKNVGLPLWQLWGLNINTIVPTSVTIGINSPQGAANRARDWLQYMDVQLLKVKLGAKEGIDTDKKMILAVKEAAPKVDLFVDANGGWSLPDAIAMSHWLADLGVKYLEQPLPKGDEGKLPSLKKQSALPIFVDESCFTSIDIPPLADCVDGINIKLMKSGGLGEAWRMVNTAKAHNLQVMFGCYSDSSLANTAASHIAPLADYLDLDSHLNLIDDPFVGVSVTEGRVMPNNLPGLGVQYSAFAT; encoded by the coding sequence ATGAAACTACAAGTTAGCACCTTTACTGTCAATAAGAGGTTTGCCCTAACAATTAGTAGGGGAACAACTGCACAAACCACAAACATCTGGGTTAAGATTATGGAAGGCGGTATTGAAGGATGGGGAGAAGCATCTCCATTTAGTGTAGGAAGTTACCAAGAAACCACTGATATAATTTTCCGGTCTTTGCAAGAAATATCTCCTGTGCTAGAATCTTATAGTCCTTGGCAGCGGGATGATATTGGTAAAATTTTAACACAACATCAAATTCCCTCTGCGGCTAGGACTGCTATAGATATGGCACTACACGACTGGATGGGTAAGAACGTGGGTTTACCATTGTGGCAACTTTGGGGACTTAATATAAATACCATAGTGCCAACTTCTGTTACTATTGGTATTAACTCACCACAAGGTGCTGCAAATAGAGCAAGGGACTGGTTGCAGTATATGGACGTGCAACTACTAAAAGTTAAGTTAGGAGCAAAGGAGGGAATAGATACGGATAAAAAAATGATATTGGCAGTTAAAGAAGCTGCACCCAAGGTGGATTTATTTGTGGATGCAAATGGGGGTTGGAGTTTACCAGATGCAATTGCTATGTCCCATTGGTTGGCTGATTTAGGGGTTAAGTATCTGGAACAACCATTACCTAAAGGTGACGAGGGGAAATTACCATCTTTGAAAAAACAATCAGCTCTACCCATTTTTGTGGATGAGAGTTGCTTCACTAGCATTGACATCCCCCCATTGGCTGATTGTGTAGATGGAATTAATATTAAACTGATGAAGTCAGGAGGATTAGGGGAGGCTTGGAGAATGGTAAACACCGCTAAAGCACATAACTTGCAAGTAATGTTTGGGTGTTATTCCGATAGTTCACTAGCCAATACCGCAGCTTCTCATATAGCGCCATTAGCAGACTATTTGGACTTAGACAGTCATTTAAATTTAATAGATGATCCTTTTGTTGGTGTATCCGTCACAGAAGGACGAGTTATGCCTAATAATTTACCAGGTTTAGGAGTACAATACAGTGCGTTTGCCACTTAA
- a CDS encoding AAA-like domain-containing protein, translating into MVNRWFNIAGPCKDNIHYMLSPTSRLPDLSMLIEQESYFVLHAPRQTGKTTAMLSLAKQLTTAGNYAAVMVSVEVGSAFNHDPIAAELAILGAWHNTINIRLPKELQPPIKQWQQEEPGNRIKAFLAAWAKSLTQPLVLFIDEIDSLQDQTLISVLRQLRDGFPDRPENFPSSVGLIGLRDVRDYKVASGGSDRLNTSSPFNIKVSSITMRNFNPEEVGELYQQHTEATGQIFTPEAIATAFDLTQGQPWLVNALAKEVVEKMVKDRSIAITKEHILQAKEILIIRQDTHLDSLAEKLRETRVKNIIEPILAGKTLPDTPADDRQYLIDLGLLRRDLMGGLVISNPIYREVIPRVIVQGTQDSLPLISPSWLTPEGKLNIDALLEAFLKFWRQHGEPLLSSAAYHEIAPHIVLMAFLHRVVNGGGVLEREYAIGRDRMDLCLRYQDVILGIELKVWRDKKRDPQAEGIEQLESYLARLGLDFGWLFVFDRRKNALPMEERLSTEVVITENHRKITVIRA; encoded by the coding sequence ATGGTGAATCGCTGGTTTAATATTGCAGGTCCTTGTAAAGACAATATCCACTATATGTTGTCTCCCACAAGTCGTTTACCCGACTTATCAATGTTAATAGAACAAGAAAGTTATTTTGTACTTCATGCACCAAGACAAACGGGTAAAACCACCGCCATGTTATCCCTAGCAAAGCAACTTACCACTGCAGGAAATTATGCAGCAGTAATGGTATCAGTGGAAGTAGGAAGTGCATTTAATCATGACCCAATCGCCGCAGAATTAGCCATTTTAGGAGCTTGGCACAATACAATAAATATCCGCTTACCTAAAGAATTACAACCTCCTATTAAACAATGGCAACAGGAAGAACCAGGAAACAGAATTAAGGCTTTTTTAGCAGCTTGGGCAAAATCTTTAACCCAACCTTTAGTATTATTTATAGATGAAATTGATTCTTTACAAGACCAAACATTAATTTCTGTTTTACGACAGTTACGAGATGGTTTTCCTGACCGTCCAGAAAATTTTCCTTCATCGGTAGGATTAATTGGTTTACGGGATGTGCGGGATTATAAAGTAGCATCCGGTGGTAGTGATAGATTAAATACCTCCAGTCCCTTCAATATTAAAGTTAGTTCTATTACCATGCGAAACTTTAATCCGGAAGAAGTGGGAGAATTATATCAACAACATACGGAAGCAACTGGACAAATTTTCACACCAGAAGCAATAGCAACCGCATTTGATCTAACCCAAGGACAACCTTGGTTAGTGAATGCTTTGGCTAAGGAAGTAGTAGAAAAAATGGTGAAGGATAGAAGTATAGCTATTACCAAAGAACATATTTTACAAGCTAAAGAAATATTAATTATACGTCAAGATACCCATTTAGATAGTTTAGCAGAAAAACTCAGAGAAACCCGAGTTAAAAACATTATTGAACCGATTTTAGCAGGGAAGACATTACCAGACACTCCAGCAGATGATCGCCAATATCTAATTGATTTAGGACTATTACGACGTGATCTAATGGGAGGATTAGTTATTTCCAACCCGATTTATCGTGAAGTTATTCCCCGGGTTATAGTACAGGGAACCCAGGATAGTTTACCTCTGATTAGTCCCAGTTGGTTAACCCCAGAAGGTAAATTAAATATAGATGCTTTGCTAGAAGCATTTCTTAAATTTTGGCGACAACATGGGGAACCATTATTAAGTAGTGCTGCTTACCATGAAATTGCCCCCCATATAGTATTAATGGCTTTTTTACATCGGGTGGTTAATGGTGGAGGAGTTTTAGAAAGAGAATACGCAATTGGTAGGGACAGAATGGATTTATGCTTGCGTTATCAAGACGTAATTTTAGGGATTGAGTTAAAGGTATGGCGGGATAAAAAAAGAGATCCACAAGCTGAAGGGATTGAACAATTGGAATCTTATTTAGCTCGTTTGGGATTAGATTTTGGTTGGTTATTTGTGTTTGATAGGCGAAAAAATGCCCTACCCATGGAAGAAAGGTTATCAACTGAAGTTGTAATAACGGAAAATCACCGGAAAATCACCGTAATTCGGGCATGA
- a CDS encoding ATP-binding protein: MVNRWFNIAGPCKDNIHYMLSPTSRLPDLSMLIEQESYFVLHAPRQTGKTTAMLSLAKQLTATGNYAAVMVSVEVGSAFNHDPSAAELAILGIWRNTIEDSLPAELQPQTWVYNVPGQRIAENLRAWSRAINRPLVLFIDEIDSLQDQTLISVLRQLRDGFPKRPENFPSSVGLIGLRDVRDYKVASGGSDRLNTSSPFNIKVSSITMRNFNPEEVGELYQQHTEATGQIFTLEAIATAYDLTQGQPWLVNALAKEVVEKMVKNRSIAITKEHILQAKEILIIRQDTHLDSLAEKLRETRVKNIIEPILAGKTLPDTPADDRQYLIDLGLLRRDMMGGLVISNPIYREVIPRVIVQGTQDSLPLISPSWLTPEGKLNIDALLEAFLKFWRQHGEPLLSSAAYHEIAPHIVLMAFLHRVVNGGGILEREYAIGSDRMDLCLRYQDVILGIELKVWRDKKRDPQAEGIEQLESYLARLGLDFGWLFVFDRRKNALPMEERLSTEVVITENHRKITVIRA, from the coding sequence ATGGTAAATCGCTGGTTTAATATTGCAGGTCCTTGTAAAGACAATATCCACTATATGTTGTCTCCCACCAGTCGTTTACCCGACTTATCAATGTTAATAGAACAAGAAAGTTATTTTGTACTTCATGCACCAAGACAAACGGGGAAAACCACCGCCATGTTATCCCTAGCAAAGCAACTTACCGCTACAGGAAATTATGCAGCAGTAATGGTATCAGTGGAAGTAGGAAGTGCATTTAATCATGACCCCAGTGCTGCAGAATTAGCCATTTTAGGAATTTGGCGAAATACAATTGAGGATAGCTTACCTGCAGAACTACAACCTCAAACTTGGGTTTATAATGTTCCTGGACAGAGAATTGCTGAAAATCTAAGAGCATGGTCAAGAGCTATAAATCGTCCCCTAGTATTATTTATAGATGAAATAGATTCTTTGCAAGACCAAACATTAATTTCTGTTTTACGACAGTTACGAGATGGTTTTCCTAAACGTCCTGAAAATTTTCCTTCATCGGTAGGATTAATTGGTTTACGGGATGTGCGGGATTATAAAGTAGCATCCGGTGGTAGTGATAGATTAAATACCTCCAGTCCCTTCAATATTAAAGTTAGTTCTATTACCATGCGAAACTTTAATCCGGAAGAAGTGGGAGAATTATATCAACAACATACGGAAGCAACTGGACAAATTTTCACACTAGAAGCAATAGCAACAGCTTATGATTTAACCCAAGGACAACCTTGGTTAGTGAATGCTTTGGCTAAAGAAGTAGTAGAAAAAATGGTAAAGAATAGAAGTATAGCTATTACCAAAGAACATATTCTACAAGCTAAAGAAATATTAATTATACGTCAAGATACCCATTTAGATAGTTTAGCAGAAAAACTCAGAGAAACCCGAGTTAAAAACATTATTGAACCGATTTTAGCAGGGAAAACATTACCAGATACTCCAGCAGATGATCGCCAATATCTAATTGATTTAGGACTATTACGACGTGATATGATGGGAGGATTAGTTATTTCCAACCCAATTTATCGTGAAGTTATTCCCCGGGTTATAGTACAGGGAACCCAGGATAGTTTACCTCTGATTAGTCCCAGTTGGTTAACCCCAGAAGGTAAATTAAATATAGATGCTTTGCTAGAAGCATTTCTTAAATTTTGGCGACAACATGGAGAACCATTATTAAGTAGTGCTGCTTACCATGAAATTGCCCCCCATATAGTATTAATGGCTTTTTTACATCGGGTGGTTAATGGTGGAGGAATTTTAGAAAGGGAATACGCAATTGGTAGCGACAGAATGGATTTATGTTTGCGTTATCAAGACGTAATTTTAGGGATTGAGTTAAAGGTATGGCGAGATAAAAAAAGAGATCCACAAGCTGAAGGGATTGAACAATTGGAATCCTATTTAGCTCGGTTGGGATTAGATTTTGGTTGGTTATTTGTATTTGATAGGCGAAAAAATGCCCTACCCATGGAAGAAAGGTTATCAACTGAAGTTGTAATAACGGAAAATCACCGGAAAATCACCGTAATTCGGGCGTGA
- a CDS encoding ATP-binding protein, with protein MVNRWFNIAGPCKENIHYMLSPTSRLPDLSMLIEQESYFVLHAPRQTGKTTAMLSLAKQLTATGNYAAVMVSVEVGSAFNHDPSAAELAILGIWRNTIEDSLPAELQPQTWVYNVPGQRIAENLRAWSRAINRPLVLFIDEIDSLQDQTLISVLRQLRDGFPKRPENFPSSVGLIGLRDVRDYKVASGGSDRLNTSSPFNIKVSSLTMRNFNPEEVGELYQQHTEATGQIFTPEAIATAYDLTQGQPWLVNALAKEVVEKMVKDRSIAITKEHILQAKEILIIRQDTHLDSLAERLREPRIKAIIEPMLAGLELGDIPNDDIQFVIDLGLCKMHPYGGLTIANAIYREVLPRVLTVTPMASLPMIAPTWLTPEGKLNIDALLTAFLKFWRQHGEPLLGSTGYHEIAPHIVLMAFLHRVVNGGGILEREYAIGSDRMDLCLRYQDVILGIELKVWRDKKRDPQAEGIEQLESYLARLGLDFGWLFVFDRRKNALPIEERLSTEVVITENQRTITVIRA; from the coding sequence ATGGTAAATCGCTGGTTTAATATTGCAGGTCCTTGTAAAGAAAATATCCACTATATGTTGTCTCCCACCAGTCGTTTACCCGACTTATCAATGTTAATAGAACAAGAAAGTTATTTTGTACTTCATGCACCAAGACAAACGGGGAAAACCACCGCCATGTTATCCCTAGCAAAGCAACTTACCGCTACAGGAAATTATGCAGCAGTAATGGTATCAGTGGAAGTAGGAAGTGCATTTAATCATGACCCCAGTGCTGCAGAATTAGCCATTTTAGGAATTTGGCGAAATACAATTGAGGATAGCTTACCTGCAGAACTACAACCTCAAACTTGGGTTTATAATGTTCCTGGACAGAGAATTGCTGAAAATCTAAGAGCATGGTCAAGAGCTATAAATCGTCCCCTAGTATTATTTATAGATGAAATAGATTCTTTGCAAGACCAAACATTAATTTCTGTTTTACGACAGTTACGAGATGGTTTTCCTAAACGTCCTGAAAATTTTCCTTCATCGGTAGGATTAATTGGTTTACGGGATGTGCGGGATTATAAAGTAGCATCCGGTGGTAGTGATAGATTAAATACCTCCAGTCCCTTCAATATTAAAGTTAGTTCTCTGACTATGCGAAACTTTAATCCGGAAGAGGTGGGAGAATTATATCAACAACATACGGAAGCAACTGGACAAATTTTCACACCAGAAGCAATAGCAACAGCTTATGATTTAACCCAAGGACAACCTTGGTTAGTGAATGCTTTGGCTAAAGAAGTAGTAGAAAAAATGGTCAAGGATAGAAGTATAGCTATTACCAAAGAACATATTCTACAAGCTAAAGAAATATTAATTATACGTCAAGATACCCATTTAGATAGTTTAGCAGAAAGGTTAAGAGAACCAAGAATTAAAGCAATTATTGAACCGATGTTAGCAGGTTTAGAATTAGGAGATATACCCAACGATGACATTCAATTTGTGATTGATTTGGGATTATGTAAAATGCACCCCTATGGAGGATTAACTATTGCCAATGCCATATATCGGGAAGTATTACCGAGAGTATTAACAGTGACACCAATGGCTTCGTTACCCATGATTGCACCCACTTGGTTAACCCCAGAAGGTAAATTAAATATAGATGCTTTGTTAACAGCATTTCTTAAATTTTGGCGACAACATGGAGAACCCTTATTAGGTAGTACTGGCTATCATGAAATTGCTCCCCACATAGTATTAATGGCTTTTTTACATCGAGTGGTTAATGGTGGAGGAATTTTAGAAAGGGAATACGCAATTGGTAGCGACAGAATGGATTTATGCTTGCGTTATCAAGACGTAATTTTAGGGATTGAGTTAAAGGTATGGCGAGATAAAAAAAGAGATCCACAAGCTGAAGGGATTGAACAATTGGAATCCTATTTAGCTCGGTTGGGATTAGATTTTGGTTGGTTATTTGTATTTGATAGGCGAAAAAATGCCCTACCCATAGAAGAAAGGTTATCAACTGAAGTTGTAATAACGGAAAATCAACGTACAATCACCGTAATTCGGGCGTGA
- the rbsK gene encoding ribokinase: MTIIVFGSINMDLVATTPRLPIPGETLLGESFFTAPGGKGANQAVALAKLGIPTQMIGRVGNDNFGRQLIKNLESYGIKTENIIIDDTVSSGVAIITVDRRGENNIIVIPGANGQVNQDNIDRLYGLLPSANAILLQLEIPLDMVITVAQIAHQAKVQVILDPAPVPPINLPEEIYPLVDIITPNEIEASQLVGFAVNEEQTAFKAGEILLTKGARCVVIKLGAKGVYCATKEERFFIPPFSVNAIDTVAAGDAFNGGLAAGLFHHKTLREAVIWGGAAGALATTQMGAQSSFPDMMTLKTFLDKMTRE, from the coding sequence ATGACAATAATAGTTTTTGGTAGTATTAATATGGATCTGGTAGCAACAACTCCCAGATTGCCCATACCAGGAGAAACCTTGTTAGGAGAAAGTTTTTTTACCGCACCCGGGGGTAAGGGAGCAAACCAAGCGGTAGCATTGGCAAAATTGGGTATTCCTACACAAATGATCGGTCGTGTTGGTAATGATAACTTTGGTAGACAACTAATTAAAAATTTGGAAAGTTATGGTATAAAAACGGAGAATATTATAATTGATGACACTGTCAGTTCAGGAGTTGCGATAATTACTGTGGATCGGCGGGGTGAAAATAATATAATTGTTATACCCGGAGCCAATGGACAAGTCAACCAAGACAATATTGACAGATTATATGGTTTATTGCCATCAGCTAATGCCATACTATTGCAGTTAGAAATTCCTCTTGATATGGTAATTACTGTGGCCCAAATAGCTCACCAAGCTAAAGTCCAGGTTATTCTGGACCCCGCCCCTGTACCACCAATCAATTTGCCAGAGGAAATTTATCCATTAGTTGACATAATTACACCCAACGAAATTGAAGCCAGTCAATTGGTAGGATTTGCTGTCAATGAAGAGCAAACCGCCTTCAAAGCTGGGGAGATTTTATTAACAAAAGGTGCAAGGTGTGTGGTGATTAAGTTGGGTGCAAAAGGTGTTTATTGCGCTACTAAAGAAGAAAGGTTTTTTATTCCCCCATTTTCCGTGAATGCCATAGATACGGTTGCTGCTGGGGATGCTTTTAACGGTGGTTTAGCAGCAGGACTTTTTCATCACAAGACTCTGCGAGAAGCGGTGATTTGGGGTGGAGCTGCGGGAGCTTTAGCAACAACTCAAATGGGTGCTCAAAGTTCTTTCCCTGATATGATGACATTAAAAACTTTTTTGGACAAAATGACAAGGGAATAA
- a CDS encoding AAA family ATPase: MTRWFNIAGPCKENIHYMLSPTSRLPDLSMLIEQESYFVLHAPRQTGKTTAMLSLAKQLTATGNYAAVMVSVEVGSAFNHDPSAAELAILRAWYNTINIRLPKELQPPIKQWQQEEPGNRINDFLTGWAKAINRPLVLFIDEIDSLQDQTLISVLRQLRDGFPNRPDNFPSSVGLIGLRDVRDYKVASGGSDRLNTSSPFNIKVASLTMRNFNLKEVGELYQQHTEATGQIFTPEAIATAYDLTQGQPWLVNALAKEVVEKMVKDRNVAITKEHILQAKEILIIRQDTHLDSLAERLREPRIKAIIEPILAGLELGDIPNDDIQFVIDLGLCKMHPYGGLTIANAIYREVLPRVLTVTPMASLPMIAPTWLTPEGKLNIDALLIAFLKFWRQHGEPLLGSTGYHEIAPHIVLMAFLHRVVNGGGILEREYAIGSDRMDLCLRYQDVILGIELKVWRDKKRDPQAEGIEQLESYLARLGLDFGWLFVFDRRKNALPIEERLSTEVVVTENQRRITVIRV; this comes from the coding sequence ATGACTCGCTGGTTTAATATTGCAGGTCCTTGCAAAGAAAATATCCACTATATGTTGTCTCCCACAAGTCGTTTACCCGACTTATCAATGTTAATAGAACAAGAAAGTTATTTTGTACTTCATGCACCAAGACAAACGGGTAAAACCACCGCCATGTTATCCCTAGCGAAGCAACTTACCGCTACAGGAAATTATGCTGCAGTAATGGTATCAGTGGAAGTAGGAAGTGCATTCAATCATGACCCCAGTGCTGCGGAATTAGCCATTTTAAGAGCTTGGTATAATACAATAAATATCCGCTTACCTAAAGAATTACAACCTCCTATTAAACAATGGCAACAAGAAGAACCAGGAAATAGAATTAATGATTTTTTAACAGGTTGGGCAAAAGCTATAAATCGTCCCCTAGTATTATTTATAGATGAAATTGATTCTTTACAAGACCAAACATTAATTTCTGTTTTACGACAGTTACGAGATGGTTTTCCTAATCGTCCAGACAATTTTCCCTCATCGGTAGGATTAATTGGTTTACGGGATGTGCGGGATTATAAAGTAGCATCTGGTGGTAGTGATAGATTAAATACATCTAGTCCTTTTAATATTAAAGTTGCTTCTCTGACTATGCGAAACTTTAATCTGAAAGAAGTGGGAGAATTATATCAACAACATACGGAAGCAACTGGACAAATTTTCACACCAGAAGCAATAGCAACAGCTTATGATTTAACCCAAGGACAACCTTGGTTAGTGAATGCTTTGGCTAAGGAAGTAGTAGAAAAAATGGTCAAGGATAGAAATGTAGCTATTACCAAAGAACATATTTTACAAGCTAAAGAAATATTAATTATACGTCAAGATACCCATTTAGATAGTCTAGCAGAAAGGTTAAGAGAACCAAGAATTAAAGCAATTATTGAACCGATATTAGCAGGTTTAGAATTAGGAGATATACCCAACGATGACATTCAATTTGTGATTGATTTGGGATTATGTAAAATGCACCCCTATGGGGGATTAACTATTGCCAATGCCATATATCGGGAAGTATTACCGAGAGTATTGACAGTGACACCAATGGCATCCTTACCCATGATAGCACCCACCTGGTTAACTCCAGAAGGTAAATTAAATATAGATGCTTTGTTAATAGCATTCCTCAAATTTTGGCGACAACATGGAGAACCCTTATTAGGTAGTACTGGCTATCATGAAATTGCTCCCCACATAGTATTAATGGCTTTTTTACATCGAGTGGTTAATGGTGGAGGAATTTTAGAAAGGGAATACGCAATTGGTAGCGACAGAATGGATTTATGCTTGCGTTATCAAGACGTAATTTTGGGGATTGAGTTAAAGGTATGGCGAGATAAAAAAAGAGATCCACAAGCTGAAGGGATTGAACAATTGGAATCCTATTTAGCTCGTTTAGGATTAGATTTTGGTTGGTTATTTGTATTTGATAGGCGAAAAAATGCCCTACCCATAGAAGAAAGGTTATCAACCGAAGTTGTAGTAACGGAAAATCAACGTAGAATCACTGTAATTCGGGTGTGA